In Streptomyces sp. NBC_01231, the sequence CCCAGGCCCGCATCGCCCGGCTCCAGTGGGCGGACAGGCCGTCCCAGACCAGGACCACTCGCTCGCCGCGGTAGAACACCTTCATCTGTTCCAGGACCTCGATGAGTCCGGCGGTGTCGTAGCTGCCGGGCTTGAGGTGGAAGCACAGGCGGGCCCCGCGATCGGGGTCGGTGGAGTGGTAGCCCAAGGCTCCGGCCATCGACGCGCGCTTCCAGTTCAGGCGGTGCCGCAGGAGCGGAGTCTGCCCTCGGGGCGAGTAGGTGCGGCGGATCTGAGGGAGCAGGGAGACGCCTGATTCGTCGAGGAAGACGATCCAGGCACGTGTGTTCACGGCCCCTTTTTGATGCGCGGCCACTCGTGCGCGATCCAGCGGGCGATCTCCGACTCGTCCCGCTCGACCGCCCGCCGCTCGGGCCGTTGCAGGCTCCATCCGAGCCGGCCGGTCAGTAGCCGCCACACCGATGCCCTCGACAGCACCACCCCCGTTGCCCGGGTGACGATCGTGCCGACTCGTTCCAGGGTCCACAGGTCGGCCTCGAAGCCATGAGCCTGGGCACCTTGCTCCAACGCGACCCGGACCATCTCGACCTGGGCGTCGTCCAGCTTGGGTGGGCGTCCGGTGGCCGCCCGTCGCCGCAGGGCCGAAGCGCCGCCTTGCTCCCACACCCGCCGCCAGCGCCGCACACTCTCGGCACACACCCCCACCGCCCTCGCGATCTCCGCATTCGAGACGCCGTCCTCGAACAACTCGACTGCCCGAACACGACGCGCCTGGGTGCTTGCGGGCGAGGGTCATGCAGTGAGCGAGTTGGAGGAAGGCGTCGTGCATGTCGTCTCGGGCTTCCCAGCGGGTTCGTAAGCGGCGAGGGCCGTGGAGCCAGGCGATGGCAGACTCGGCGACCCATCGCACGCGGCCCAGGCCCGAGCCGTGTGGCTGACCGCGCCGGGCGATCTTCGGGACGATGCCACGCTCACGCAGACGGCGGCGGTAGACGTCGTGGTCGTAGCCGCGGTCTGCATACAAGGTGCGTGGCTTGCGCCGGGGCCGGCCCCGCTTGCCCCGTACCGGCGGCAGACCGTCGACCAGCGGCAGGAGCTGGGTGACGTCGTTGCGGTGCCCGCCGGTGTGCGACACCCGCAGCGGGGTGCCGTGCGCGTCGGTCAGCACGTGGTGTTTCGAGCCCGGCCGTGCACGGTCAACCGGGCTCGGACCGACTTTTGGGCTGCTTCGCCCCCACTTGGCCTGCACGTGCGAAACGGTCAACGGTGGCGCGGGAGAAGTCCAGGCGGTCCGCCGCCCGCAACCGGTCCAGCAGCACCCGCTGCAGTTCCTCCCACACCCCGGCCTCCTGCCACTCGGCCAGCCGACGCCAGCAAGTAGGACCGGAACCGAACCCCAACTCTTGCGGCAGGTACTCCCATTGGATTCCGGTGTAGAGGACGAACAGCACACCTTGCAGTGTCTTGCGGTCATCGATCCGCTTGCGCCCCGGGTGCCGGAACCGTCGTTCATGCTTCGGCAGCAGCGGCTCGATCACCGCCCACAGCTCGTCACTGACCTCCCACGGCTTCCACCGTGCCATGGTCACCCCCAAGCAGCACGGGATCACGTACCTCTCCACCGTGCCACAAGGAGATCATTCTGCAAGGACCCCTAACGGCATCGCACCAGGACGCGTCACCGACGGGCAGCGGCGTCGTGAGCGCGCGTGGCCGCCGACGGCCCCACGCGGCCGGGCCCCGCGCTACACATCGATTCGGTCTGGAACGACTGGCCCGCCAGCTCCCCAGCCGATGTCACATGGAGCGGCCGGCCTGAGACCCGGCGCCGCAGCCACGCCTCGCAATCACTTCACCCCTGAGTTCAACGGGCCTTGCCCAGTCTCCGCAGAGGGCGCGGCCGCCCGCAACTCACGGAGTAGTCGCGCCTTTTCGGCACGGTAGTGCTCAACAGCCGCGAGTTTTACGCCTTCGTATCCGCGGACGGTATCGGGGAGTTCCGCGAGCCGGCGGACCTCGGCGAGGTTCCCCTCGTTCAAGAGCGCGACTGACGAGTTGATCGACTCGCGGTATTCCTGGATGAGTTGACGCTCAAGCCGCCGCATGTGCTGGACTCCGAACACATCGAGGCGGGTCCCACGAACGCGTCGCATCGCACGCAGCAGCACGAGGACCGGACGGAACCAGCTCCCGAGAGCGATCTTCCTCTTCATGCCCGCGGTTCGCAGAAGGGGCGGGTGCAGCCGGTAGGAGCGCCGGCTCGCACTGCCGAATGCCGCGGTGATGTGGTCGTCCATGACCGGATCGAGGGCGAGCCGTGCGACCTCGTACTCGTCCTTGTACGCCATGAGCTTGTGGAGATAGCGGGCGACAGCCTCGGTCAGCTCGGTCGAGCCGCTGACGGCAGTGCGCTCCTCGGCCGCCACGGCCTGGATGAAGTCGACGTAAGTACGGGCGTAGCGGCGGTCCTGGTAGTCGATGAGGTCGGCCACTCGCAGGGTGAGGACGCGATGCAACTCCGATTCTTCGTCACGGGTGACCATGGCAACGAGCTCGGTGGTTCCGGCGGGGAGCCGCGGTCCTGTCTTCGGGAGCGAGGGGTCGGCCAGCGAGGCACGCAGCGCTTCCGGGGCGGCGACCGACTGGCGGCCTCGCCTGAAAGCCTGCACGTTGTGCTTGACGGCGACGCCGTTCAGGGCGATGGCCTCTTCGACGGCCGACGCCGATATGGGCAGCAGGCCAGTCTGGTACGCGGCCCCGACCAGCAGCATGTTGGCGTACTGCTCGTCGTCGAAGAGCTGGGTGGCCAGTGCAAGGGAGTCGAGAGCCACGATCTGGCGCGTCGCGTCGCCGACGGCACGGCGCACGACGTCGGGAGCCGGGAAGCTGACGGCCGTGTCGACCACCATCTGCCCGGTGGGTATCTCGGCTGTGGTCATGACGGCGACCGTGTGGTCCGACGAGGCGACGGAGAGGTACTTCGGGTCGGTCGCCACGAGCGGGTCGCACGCGAGGTAGAGGTCGCAGCGTCCTTCGGCGATCTTGGCCCCCTGTTCGACCAGATCCTCAGTGATCTTGATGTCGGAGACGACCGCTCCGCCCTTCTGGGCGAGACCGGTCTGATCGAGACTGCGCGCGTGGCGGCCGTCGATGACGGCTGCGGTCGCCAGCACCTGCGAAATGGTGACAATGCCCGTTCCCCCGACCCCGGTGATCCGCAAGCCGAAGGAGCCGGTGCCGATCGTGCGGGTCGGCTCGGCAACGTCGGTGGCTTCCAGGGCGGGAACCTCGGCCCGTTTCGGCTTGCCGGCGGGCGTGATGGTCATGAACGCTGGGCAGTCTCCGTCGAGGCACGAGTAGTCCAGGTTGCACGAGGACTGGTCGATTTCGGTCTTGCGGCCGAACTCGGTCGGGACCGGGTGAACCGACAGACAGTTCGACTTGCGGCCGCAGTCGCCGCAGCCCTCGCAGATGCGCTCGTTGATCCAGACTCGCGTCGTCGGGGTCTCGGCCTTGCCGCGTCGTCGGGCACGCCGTTTCTCGGCGGCGCATTCCTGGTCGTGGATGAGGACCGTGACGCCGGCAGTGGCCTTCAACTCCGCCAGCGCGTCCTCGATATCGCCCCGGTCGAGAACCTTCACCGATTTCGGAAGCCGGGCCCGCGGGACGCGTGCCTTGTCCTCCGTCGTGATGATCACCTTGGCGACACCCTCGTCGAGGAGCGTGGCGGCGAGCCGGTCGACCGGCAGGGCACCCACGGCGTCCTGACCGCCCGTCATGGCGACCGTTCCGTTGTAGAGCAGCTTGAAGGTGACGTTCACGCCCGCGGCGATCGCCGCCCGGACGGCGAGGCTGCCCGAGTGCATGAAGGTGCCGTCACCGATGTTCTGGACGAAGTGGTCGTCGTCGACGAACGGCTCCATGCCGATCCATTGCGCGCCTTCCCCGCCCATCTGCGTCATGCCGACGACTGTGCCGACCTGTTCAGGGTCCATGAACACGACCATCGAGTGGCAGCCGATGCCTGCGCCGACCAGTGAGTCCCCGCCCGCGGTGGTCGAGGTGTTGTGCGGACACCCTGAGCAGTAGTAGGGGCTGCGGGCCAGGAGCGGGAGCGACAGCGCGGTGCGAGGCCTGGGCCGCCGCAGCCAGGCGCGGGCGGCTTCGACGCCCAGTGGGACGAGGGCCCTGGACAGCCCGGTGGCGATGCTGTCCGCGTCGAGCTCTCCTGAGCGACTGAACAGCGACCGCCCATCCTGGTCCTGTTTGCCGTGGACGACCGGGGCATCGGGGCGGCCGTAGAGGATTTCCTTGACCGCGGCTTCGAGGAACGGCCGCTTCTCCTCGACGACGACCACCTGGCCGAGCCCTTCCGCGAACTCGCATACCGCGTCGCGCTCGAGGGGGAAGACCATGCCGAGCTTGAGGATCCTGATGCCGTACCGGGCGAGGTCCTCGTCGGCGAGACCGATGATGCGCAGGGCCTCGCGGACGTCGAGATACGTCTTGCCGGACGTCAGGATGCCGATCCTGTCCGACGGCCCGCGCTGCACCACGCGGTTGAGGCCGTTGAGCCGCGCATACTCCACGGCGCGGGGAAGCCGGATGTCGTGCAGGCTCCGTTCGAGCGCCATGAGATTGGCGCCCAGAAGCATCGAACTCGGCTTGTGCGGGCTGCGGCCCGCGTCCCCCTCCATGACCGAGATCCGGTCGCGCCCCACCACGGCCGTGGACGCCGCGTCCGCCACCGCGGTGGTGATCTTCAGGCCCGACCACAGGCCACTGAACCGCGAGAGGAACTGCGCATGGAACCCGAAGTCGAGGACATCCTGCGTGTCGGCCGGGTACAGCGTCGGTATCGCCAGGTCCGCGAGTGTCGCCTCGCTGGCACACGGCACGCTGGAGGACTTGGCACCCGGATCATCACCGACCAGCGCGACGGCGCCACCGGCAGGGTCGGTGCCCACCAGGTTCGCGTGACGGAGGGCGTCGGAGGCGCGGTCGAGACCGGGAGACTTGCCGTACCAGACGCCCACCACACCGTCGCGGCGGGACGTGCCGGTCTGGCCGGCCAACTGGCTGCCCATGACGGCGGTTGCGGCGAGCTCCTCGTTCAGCCCGGGCTTGTGGACGATGTCGTGCTCGTGCAGCAACGCCCCATGCCGGGCCAACTCGATGTCGTACCCGGCGAGCGGGGATCCCTCATACCCCGATACGAACGTCGCGGTGCCAAGCCCGTTCAAGTGGTCGTGCCTCGACCGGTCGAGGAGAACGCGGACGAGAGCCTGGACCCCGGAGAGGTGCACGACGCCTTCTTCACGGCGATAGCGATCGTCCAGGCGGAAGCGTCGGCCGGTCGGCTCCGTCGGCGTGATGGATGAAGTCATCGTCCTCTTCCTGACAACAATCTGGGGCCCACTGTTGGTCCCGTCCGCGCTGCTTTGTATGGACAGATGGCGTCGGAGTATCCGCTTGCGAAGAACCAGGTGACAAGAGCGCACGAAATGAGTGGGCCATTGGCTCAGTCGCGGGCGGCTCGGGGCCTCGCCGGCTGGGCGGATGGCCGTCAACCGGCGCGTTTGGCAACCGATTCCCCGACGGTCACGTTGGTTCCGTCAGCCGCGCAGTCGCCCAGCCGAGCAGTGAGCCGCGGAACGCCGACACCAGTCGGTGTGTGATCTGAGCGGGCGACAGCCCGATCGTGTCGCGGAGATCGAAGATCTCCCGGGGATCGAAGAGAACGTTCCACAGGAAGTCGGCCTCGTCCTCGACTCCGGCGAGCTCACTGACCCCGAGAATCACCACGAGTTCGCGGATGGGGCGGGCGAGGGCCTCCGCCTGGCCTTCCAAGTACGGCTCATCGGCCTTGTACCGCGCGAGGAATCCTTCCGACGACCGTCGGTGCACCAGCGCTGCGCCTTCGGCGAGGACGAGATCCACCCAGTAGCCGCAGACACTCTCGAGCAGGGCGAGACCGAGGCTGCGCTGCTTGAGACTGTATTCGCGGAACTTGCTCCCGATGTCACGTCGGTAGGCGCTGAGCGCGTCGTCCGCGGACTCGAAGTGCCGGTATGCGGTGGCGACCGAGACATCCGCCTGACGAGCGATGTCGGCGAGGCTGATCGGTTGCTCGGAACGCTCGAAGAGTTCCGCAGCGGCCTGGATCAGCTTGGCATTGTTCAACTGCTGATCCCTGCGCATACGCGTCCTTTCCACTCGCGCGCCTCATTTCATGGTTGTGTGTTTGGCCTGCGACCGCATGGCCTGCTCGGACTCCGCGATCTGCGCCAAATCGGCGGCGATGTCGCGTGCCTTGTTGAGGGGCACGGCGACAATGCCGTCGGAATCGGCCACGATGATGTCCCCAGGGGCGATGACCACACCCCCGATGGCAACGGGCGTTCCCAAGGCTCCGGGACCGTTCTTCCACGGACCCGCCGGCGTGACCGTGCGCGACCACACGGGGAAACCCTGCTGTCTGATCTCATCGCGGTCCCTGACCGCTCCGTCGACGATCGCTCCTACGGCACCCCGGGAGGAGAAGTACTGGGCGAGGATGTCGCCCATCACCGCCCGGCCCGGGTAGCCGAATCCGTTGATGACGAGGAAGTCGCCTGGTTCGATGTGCGCTACGGCGTCGATCACGGCCAGATCGTCTCCAGCGACTGTAAGGACCGTCAGGGCGCTGCCCACGGCGCGGCAGCCGTCCCAAATTGGAGTGATGCCACCGTCGGGCATGCCCAGGCGCCCGAGTGCGTCGCCGATGTTCGCGACCGAGTACCGCTGGAACTCCGCGAGCAACTCGCTGTCAGGGCGTTGCCACTTCGGGCCCACCTCGATGGTGGGCGAGCCGGCCGATGTCGGCGAATAGGTCATTTCTGCGGTTCTCCTGTCCTGTGATGGATGGTTGCCTGGGCGGCATCGATCTCGACGGAGCAGTCCGGGAGCCCGTGAGCACGGGCTGTGACGGTGATCTGTCCCGTTTCCCCGGTGGCCCGGACGATCGCCAGCGCACGCCCCTTGAACGTGGTGGCGGAGCCGTCGAGGAAGCTCTCCTCACTGGCCGGGGCTCCCGTGCCGAATCCTTGGAGGACCCCGGGGCCGTCGACCCCGACCGTGATCTCCGTGTCCCGGTTCGGATGGAGAACGCCGTTGTCGTCCATGAGGGCGATGTCGATGTGGGCCAACCGCTGTGGATCGGCAGGGAGTTCGGTGCGGTCCGTCTCAAGGCTCAGGCGCCTAGGTTCGCCGGCAGTGCGCAGCGCCGAGCGCCCCACCTCCGCTCCGTCGCGGTACGCCACGACCTCCAGGACGCCAGGCTCGTAGGGCACGTCGGCTTCGGCGACGAAGTTCCGCTCGGTACCGACGGGCACGGTCGCGACGGTGCTGCCGTTGAGCCGGAACTCGACCTCCTCGGCCGCCGCGTAGGCCTCGACATGGAGCGGCGAGCCGAGGGGAACGTCGAAGGTCCAGCTGGGGGAGACATCACTCCAGGTCCACGCCCTGGGCTTGATGACATAGCCGTCCTCGCGGGGGCGTCGCACGGCAATGTAGGGCTTCCTGGTAAGCCCGTAGACGATCTCGCGGTAGTACGAGATCGGATGACGCTGCCCGGTGATGTCGATGTCCCCGCACTCGGCAGTGAGCCACGGGTAGGGGGCGCGGTGCACCTGCTGGTCCTCGGGATAGACGTGCCGACCGGTTCCGACCTCGCCGAGGAAGTCCCATGCGGTCCAGGTGAAGTCGCCGATGACGTGGGAGTTCTCGGTGACGAGCTGCCACAGTTGGTCGATCTTCGTCGGGAACGTCTCCGAGCCCACGACCACGCGGTTGGGGTAGGCCTCCTTGTCCAGCACGTACCGGCTCTCGCCGTAGTTGAGCCCCACGACGTCGAGCACGGAGGCGGGTTCGGCGAGCCGCTCGCCGACGACCGGCGAGGCCATCAGGGCGTCGATCAGATGTGTCACCTGACCCAGGTAGTCGTTCAGCCCCCGGACAGGGGCGGCGTCCTGGCCCAGTTCGGCCTTCAGCGCGGGGATCTTGTCACGGGCGATGTACATGCCCTGCAGCGCGTGAGTGACCAGGCGGGTGGGGTCCTGCGCGCGTACCCGGTCGGCGATGCGGCGGCCCAGGCGTGTGCCGTGCGGGGTTCCGGCTTCGATGATCTCGTTGCCGATCGAGTACATGATCACGCTGGGGTGGTTGAAGTCCTTCGCCACGAGCGAGTCGGCGTCGCGTTCCCACCACTGCGGGAATTGTCGCGAGTAGTCGTCACCGGACTTCGCGACTGTCCAGACGTCGAACAGCTCGTCCATGACGAGCATGCCGAGGCGGTCGCACGCGTCGAGCAGGGCGACGCTCATCGGGTTGTGTGCGGAGCGCACGGCGTTGAATCCCGCGGCCTTGAGCATCCGCACCCGCCGTTCGGCGGCGTCGGCGAACTCGGCGGCGCCGAGGATGCCGTTGTCGTGGTGGACCGCACCGCCGCGGAGCTTGACCGTCTCGCCGTTGATCCGCAGGCCGCGGATCGGGTCGGCGGTGACGGTGCGGATACCGAAGTGCGTGGATGCCTCGTCGAGCGGGCCGCTGTCGTCGGAGAGGCGAACGGACGCGTGGTAGAGGTGGGGTGATTCGACGCTCCACAGGGCCGGCCGCTGGACGTAGGCCCGCTGATGCGTGGTGATCGTGTCGCCGGCCAACAGCGTGACCCGGGCCCGGTCGGACGCCACGACCTCGCCCGCGGCGTCCTGAATCTCGAGGAGCACCTCCACCACGCGGGTCGAGAGGTCCTCGTTGGTGATCTCGCTCGACGCGACGACAGTGGCGAGATCGGCGTCGATGTCCGGTGTGGCCACGCGCAGGCCGGTCGGAGTGACGTGGACGGGGTCACCGACCAGGAGGTGGACGGGACGGTGGATGCCGCCTCCGGAGTACCAGCGGGAGTCCTGGTACGCCTGTGCGTCCACCCGAATCGTGTTTACCTGGCCGCACTTCAGGAAGGGGTCCGCGCTGACGTGGAAACGGGAGTATCCATTGGCCCACTGTCCGGCGAGAGCGCCGTTGAGGTAGACCATTGCATCGCGGTACACCCCTTCGAACTCGAAGGTGACCCGCTTCGTCGCCCAGTCGGCCGGAACGTCGAACTGCTTCTCGTAGGTCCACTTTCCATCACGGAAGTAGCCTGTCTGTGGTCCACCCGAGTTCTCGGCGGACCGTCCTCCTCCCAGCATCGCGTCGTGCGGCAGGGTGACTTCTTCCTCGCCGGTACCGGCGACCACGATCGCCTCGTGAACGGACACGAGAGGGCCGACGCGCCAGGCGTCGTTGAACGGGATGCGGATCATTGAACTTCCTTGCTCAGGTTTCAGGGCTGCCGACTACCGGACGCCGCGGAGCATCAACGTGACGACGGCTCCGATCAGAGAGAACAGGGCGGCGAAGAGATACATCGACGAGTAGTTGGGGGTTGCCTGCGACGCACCGACCGACAGCAGGGCCGGCGCCAGCGTGGGCGCGAGGGTCGAGGGAATGTTGGAGGACAGGTTGTACACGCTCATTCCCTTGGCCGCTTCGCGGCGGTCGTCGGGAAGGAGGGCCGCCACCAGTGCGTAGTCGACACTGAGGTACAAGCCCTGCCCGAGTCCGGCTATACCGACGCCGATGACGAAGTGGGTGACGGAGGTGGAGAAGGCGATGATCACCATCGCGGCCACGAAGATGAGCGAGGCGGCGAAGACGAAGGGTTTCCTGCGACCGATCCTGTCGGAGATCCAGCCGCCGCAGATGCTGGTGAAGGACAGGGTGAGGGCAAGGGTGAACATCGAGGTGGTCAGTACGGGGGCCACGTTGTCCGT encodes:
- a CDS encoding IS630 family transposase — encoded protein: MNTRAWIVFLDESGVSLLPQIRRTYSPRGQTPLLRHRLNWKRASMAGALGYHSTDPDRGARLCFHLKPGSYDTAGLIEVLEQMKVFYRGERVVLVWDGLSAHWSRAMRAWVAEQGWLTLERLPAYAPELNPVELLWSSLKKRELANLAGDHLADVADATEQGIHRINANPRLPWSFLAHTGLTIRPPHPLNLRKDQ
- a CDS encoding winged helix-turn-helix domain-containing protein, with amino-acid sequence MFEDGVSNAEIARAVGVCAESVRRWRRVWEQGGASALRRRAATGRPPKLDDAQVEMVRVALEQGAQAHGFEADLWTLERVGTIVTRATGVVLSRASVWRLLTGRLGWSLQRPERRAVERDESEIARWIAHEWPRIKKGP
- a CDS encoding indolepyruvate ferredoxin oxidoreductase family protein, with the translated sequence MTSSITPTEPTGRRFRLDDRYRREEGVVHLSGVQALVRVLLDRSRHDHLNGLGTATFVSGYEGSPLAGYDIELARHGALLHEHDIVHKPGLNEELAATAVMGSQLAGQTGTSRRDGVVGVWYGKSPGLDRASDALRHANLVGTDPAGGAVALVGDDPGAKSSSVPCASEATLADLAIPTLYPADTQDVLDFGFHAQFLSRFSGLWSGLKITTAVADAASTAVVGRDRISVMEGDAGRSPHKPSSMLLGANLMALERSLHDIRLPRAVEYARLNGLNRVVQRGPSDRIGILTSGKTYLDVREALRIIGLADEDLARYGIRILKLGMVFPLERDAVCEFAEGLGQVVVVEEKRPFLEAAVKEILYGRPDAPVVHGKQDQDGRSLFSRSGELDADSIATGLSRALVPLGVEAARAWLRRPRPRTALSLPLLARSPYYCSGCPHNTSTTAGGDSLVGAGIGCHSMVVFMDPEQVGTVVGMTQMGGEGAQWIGMEPFVDDDHFVQNIGDGTFMHSGSLAVRAAIAAGVNVTFKLLYNGTVAMTGGQDAVGALPVDRLAATLLDEGVAKVIITTEDKARVPRARLPKSVKVLDRGDIEDALAELKATAGVTVLIHDQECAAEKRRARRRGKAETPTTRVWINERICEGCGDCGRKSNCLSVHPVPTEFGRKTEIDQSSCNLDYSCLDGDCPAFMTITPAGKPKRAEVPALEATDVAEPTRTIGTGSFGLRITGVGGTGIVTISQVLATAAVIDGRHARSLDQTGLAQKGGAVVSDIKITEDLVEQGAKIAEGRCDLYLACDPLVATDPKYLSVASSDHTVAVMTTAEIPTGQMVVDTAVSFPAPDVVRRAVGDATRQIVALDSLALATQLFDDEQYANMLLVGAAYQTGLLPISASAVEEAIALNGVAVKHNVQAFRRGRQSVAAPEALRASLADPSLPKTGPRLPAGTTELVAMVTRDEESELHRVLTLRVADLIDYQDRRYARTYVDFIQAVAAEERTAVSGSTELTEAVARYLHKLMAYKDEYEVARLALDPVMDDHITAAFGSASRRSYRLHPPLLRTAGMKRKIALGSWFRPVLVLLRAMRRVRGTRLDVFGVQHMRRLERQLIQEYRESINSSVALLNEGNLAEVRRLAELPDTVRGYEGVKLAAVEHYRAEKARLLRELRAAAPSAETGQGPLNSGVK
- a CDS encoding TetR/AcrR family transcriptional regulator — its product is MRRDQQLNNAKLIQAAAELFERSEQPISLADIARQADVSVATAYRHFESADDALSAYRRDIGSKFREYSLKQRSLGLALLESVCGYWVDLVLAEGAALVHRRSSEGFLARYKADEPYLEGQAEALARPIRELVVILGVSELAGVEDEADFLWNVLFDPREIFDLRDTIGLSPAQITHRLVSAFRGSLLGWATARLTEPT
- a CDS encoding RraA family protein; protein product: MTYSPTSAGSPTIEVGPKWQRPDSELLAEFQRYSVANIGDALGRLGMPDGGITPIWDGCRAVGSALTVLTVAGDDLAVIDAVAHIEPGDFLVINGFGYPGRAVMGDILAQYFSSRGAVGAIVDGAVRDRDEIRQQGFPVWSRTVTPAGPWKNGPGALGTPVAIGGVVIAPGDIIVADSDGIVAVPLNKARDIAADLAQIAESEQAMRSQAKHTTMK
- a CDS encoding DUF4982 domain-containing protein; this translates as MIRIPFNDAWRVGPLVSVHEAIVVAGTGEEEVTLPHDAMLGGGRSAENSGGPQTGYFRDGKWTYEKQFDVPADWATKRVTFEFEGVYRDAMVYLNGALAGQWANGYSRFHVSADPFLKCGQVNTIRVDAQAYQDSRWYSGGGIHRPVHLLVGDPVHVTPTGLRVATPDIDADLATVVASSEITNEDLSTRVVEVLLEIQDAAGEVVASDRARVTLLAGDTITTHQRAYVQRPALWSVESPHLYHASVRLSDDSGPLDEASTHFGIRTVTADPIRGLRINGETVKLRGGAVHHDNGILGAAEFADAAERRVRMLKAAGFNAVRSAHNPMSVALLDACDRLGMLVMDELFDVWTVAKSGDDYSRQFPQWWERDADSLVAKDFNHPSVIMYSIGNEIIEAGTPHGTRLGRRIADRVRAQDPTRLVTHALQGMYIARDKIPALKAELGQDAAPVRGLNDYLGQVTHLIDALMASPVVGERLAEPASVLDVVGLNYGESRYVLDKEAYPNRVVVGSETFPTKIDQLWQLVTENSHVIGDFTWTAWDFLGEVGTGRHVYPEDQQVHRAPYPWLTAECGDIDITGQRHPISYYREIVYGLTRKPYIAVRRPREDGYVIKPRAWTWSDVSPSWTFDVPLGSPLHVEAYAAAEEVEFRLNGSTVATVPVGTERNFVAEADVPYEPGVLEVVAYRDGAEVGRSALRTAGEPRRLSLETDRTELPADPQRLAHIDIALMDDNGVLHPNRDTEITVGVDGPGVLQGFGTGAPASEESFLDGSATTFKGRALAIVRATGETGQITVTARAHGLPDCSVEIDAAQATIHHRTGEPQK